The proteins below are encoded in one region of Ailuropoda melanoleuca isolate Jingjing unplaced genomic scaffold, ASM200744v2 unplaced-scaffold10452, whole genome shotgun sequence:
- the CLDN34 gene encoding claudin-34 isoform X2, which translates to MLLINSANAQMAAFAVATVGWVLTTMSMGLVEWRRWYLNSTSLSPSGLVCVGLWKVCLYQRVGDYSRARFCYQYSYRDTGLPLGLRISQALLLVASIXLLGRTSVIFALRNAYAGILQKSATFSPFTASGILNLVSSICVSIAVVWNYRSVMNGEGITFPTSLSLPLKPSTQEIGSAHLAACLAAFTMVLSSLLFLSCKFHAVTQVHLETAEM; encoded by the exons ATGCTTCTCATCAATAGCGCCAACGCCCAGATGGCAGCCTTTGCTGTTGCCACCGTGGGGTGGGTCCTCACCACCATGTCCATGGGCCTCGTGGAGTGGCGACGGTGGTACTTGAACAgcacctctctctccccctctggccTGGTGTGCGTGGGGTTGTGGAAAGTCTGCCTTTACCAACGTGTCGGGGACTACAGCAGGGCCAGGTTTTGTTACCAGTACAGCTACCGTGATACTGGCCTCCCTCTCGGTCTTCGTATTTCTCAAGCTCTCCTGCTGGTCGCCAGCATTN GCCTTTTGGGGAGAACGTCCGTCATCTTTGCCCTTAGGAATGCGTACGCGGGAATTCTTCAGAAGAGTGCCACCTTCAGTCCATTTACTGCTTCTGGAATTCTGAACCTGGTTTCCAGCATCTGTGTCTCGATCGCTGTGGTGTGGAATTACCGCTCTGTGATGAACGGAGAGGGTATTAccttccccacttctctctctctacccctcaaGCCGAGTACTCAGGAGATTGGCAGTGCCCATCTGGCGGCATGTCTGGCTGCCTTCACGATGGTGTTGAGTAGCTTGCTGTTCCTCTCTTGCAAATTCCACGCGGTTACCCAAGTGCACCTTGAAACCGCAGAGATGTAA
- the CLDN34 gene encoding claudin-34 isoform X1: MLLINSANAQMAAFAVATVGWVLTTMSMGLVEWRRWYLNSTSLSPSGLVCVGLWKVCLYQRVGDYSRARFCYQYSYRDTGLPLGLRISQTLLLVASILGLLGRTSVIFALRNAYAGILQKSATFSPFTASGILNLVSSICVSIAVVWNYRSVMNGEGITFPTSLSLPLKPSTQEIGSAHLAACLAAFTMVLSSLLFLSCKFHAVTQVHLETAEM, encoded by the exons ATGCTTCTCATCAATAGCGCCAACGCCCAGATGGCAGCCTTTGCTGTTGCCACCGTGGGGTGGGTCCTCACCACCATGTCCATGGGCCTCGTGGAGTGGCGACGGTGGTACTTGAACAgcacctctctctccccctctggccTGGTGTGCGTGGGGTTGTGGAAAGTCTGCCTTTACCAACGTGTCGGGGACTACAGCAGGGCCAGGTTTTGTTACCA GTACAGCTACCGTGATACTGGCCTCCCTCTCGGTCTTCGTATTTCTCAAACTCTCCTGCTGGTCGCCAGCATTCTAGGCCTTTTGGGGAGAACGTCCGTCATCTTTGCCCTTAGGAATGCGTACGCGGGAATTCTTCAGAAGAGTGCCACCTTCAGTCCATTTACTGCTTCTGGAATTCTGAACCTGGTTTCCAGCATCTGTGTCTCGATCGCTGTGGTGTGGAATTACCGCTCTGTGATGAACGGAGAGGGTATTAccttccccacttctctctctctacccctcaaGCCGAGTACTCAGGAGATTGGCAGTGCCCATCTGGCGGCATGTCTGGCTGCCTTCACGATGGTGTTGAGTAGCTTGCTGTTCCTCTCTTGCAAATTCCACGCGGTTACCCAAGTGCACCTTGAAACCGCAGAGATGTAA